Part of the Camelus dromedarius isolate mCamDro1 chromosome 11, mCamDro1.pat, whole genome shotgun sequence genome is shown below.
CTCCAGATTCTAGTCGGAGCTCTCTGGctcaggaggaagaagaggaagaccAAAGAAGACCCAGGAAACGGAAACGGAGTGGCCAGTCCCCGGCCCGGACTGGAAAGCAACGCATGAaggagaaagaacaagagaacGAAAGGAAAGTGACACAGCTCGCCCAAGAGAACGAACGGCTCAAGCAGGAAATCGAGCGCCTGTCCAGGGAAGTGGAGGCGACTCGCAGGGCTCTGATTGACCGGATGGTTAATCTGCACCGAGCGTGAACAATTGGGACCAGCACTTCCCCTCAGGCCACTACTTACCTTTCCTAGAAGAGGCTATGGACCACCTGCTCACCAGTGCCGACTATGTACCCTCAACCCCGTCTGTTCAGTAGGGAGAAAGCTAAGGGTCGACAACAGGAAAGGGTCGCAGCATGTATATAGAATTGTATATTTATTGATTACTGCTCCTGTCCATTAAAGTGACTTTCTATGAGTCAAGTTCTCACTGTCACTTTTTCTTCTTGCCTTTAGGGGTTTCAAGGGGTTTCCCCTCAGCTAGAGCCAACTGTTTCTTCAGATCCAAGAGTTTAGCCACCTCCGCAGCAACCTGGTTCTTATCTGCCTTTTGTGCTTTCAATTCTCGGACAATGTTGCCCTAAGAGacgagggggtgggggaagaacaACAGTGAGACCAGAAAAGGACCTGTTTAGGATTCAGCTTTTCCAGTCCCCCATAGGGCTGAAGCTTCGTACCTGCTTTGTCACTTCATCCATCAGCACTTGTATCTGCTCTGGTCCAGCTGTTGTCATAGTCCCTGCAGCTGCTGGCTTGGGGCCTGCTTTTGCCTGGAGAACAACAGAGTTAGTGACCGGCTACCATAAATATCCTCCGACCTCAAGTTTTGTAACATCTCAGGGGGAAGGTGATTACCTTTAATGCCAAGGACTCTTCTAGctaagacaggaaagaaaaactgTAAGTGAGGAAGCAGCAGGGCCAAAAGATGGAAAGAGGGATGAATGAGGTCTACTGAGGGACACTAAGGACTGTCGCTGGGTGAGAGGCAGCCTTTAGCTTTCTCACCTGGCCCCCACTGAAGCGCTGCCGCAAACTTTCAATCTGGTCATTTTCCAGTTTTTGGAACAAGGGACTGACCTGTGAAAAAAGAATTCTAGAATCATTCACTGATTAGGTAGAAACTACCAGGCTACATAGAGGCCTTTCCAACCCCAACGTCTGACCTTTAAGAACTCTAAATGTTTTAGAAGCAACATGGAGTATAACATTGAGCAAATACCTGCTGATTTCAGTAAAGAATCCAAGTAGAGCATTTGCATTCACTAGGGTCAAAGATTACTTAAACTATTTAATGGTGCTAGGTTGATGCAAAAGCTCAGAGGTGTATACGTACTTTTATCATCTGTGTCAAAGAGAAATGGCCACCCTGTATTCTCCCTGCCCACTGGGTCCTGGCATGAAGAATGATGAGGCTATATGGGCTACAGATAAGGACTTCCTGTCAGAAACAAGCCTAAGTGCAGAGTGGAGATGAGTGGGGAAGGGGTTCAGAGAAAAGCTGTGAGAGTCTCATGTGCAAAGTAAGTTCTTCCCTGACCGCTCGGCAAAGGCTGCATGGCAGTAGTAGGTATTTTAAGAGAGGCTGGCTCTTCCAGCTCCCAGAGACTTACTGTGCCAATCTGGTGTCCTGCTGGTAAGATGCACAGGAAGTTTGTGGGCAGGATACTGCAGGTTGGAGGAGGGAGCTGCAGCTGGGCCTGGATGGTGGTGCTAACTGTGGGCATGTAAGGCTGGAGCATGACAGACAGCAAGGCAGCTATATTCACTGCCAAGCCTGTCACTGTCCCTGCCCGCTGCCTGGGGAAGGAAAGATTTTAGTCAGGTCCTCCAGTAGGACACAGCCTACCAGCCACTTTATTCCTGTAACCAACCCTACACCTCCTTACCTACCTGTCAGCCTCGCTGCCTTTAATCCGCTTCCAGGGCTCATTCACCTGAATGTACTGGTTGCCATGGCGAGAGATGGTGAGGATGCTGCGCAAGGCATCCCGGATCCTGGGGTGGGAGGACGCAGGCCAAGGTGTAAAGCCCTGGAGGGACCAGTATGGGGCTCTCAACGTGCCAGCAGATCAGAGATTAGACAGAAGTATAGACTACTTACCGAACCTTCTCCAGCAGCTGGTGATAGTGCTGGAGCTCCAGGGTGATGTGGGCCAGCAGGCGCCGATCATCAGAGGTAAGCACCATCTCAGGCACAAAGCCCCCAAAGAACTTAGACACAAACATCCCAGCTCTGGAAGGGagtagggaagggagaagggagagaaaagagtcTCCTTATAGAAATTTGACCTGATTTTCTTAATTCCacattttctcagaactgaaaccACCTGGCATCCTCAAGGTGGAAGGCAAAACTTAAATTAATTCCTTATTCTCTCTCTCCTAAGAATATAACCTTGCACATAATAGACAATCTACATAGAGAAACCCTTATGTCAAGAAACCTTTTAAAGTTAAGCAactattggttttatttttaagtcaataCTCAGAATGATCAAGTTGAAATATATGTTAATTGCTATCAGACAAACAAATAGTAGGGACTACGTTTAAACGTGGTTGATGACCAGACCTGAAGTATCCTCCATGGTGGGGAGCCATGGGGGCTATTTCTTTAGAGCACAGAATAGCTGAGGTAGGGACCCACAATGGCATGTGAGCCTAAAGCAACAAGACTCCAAAGAGTACAGAAGCATCCTACCCCTATGGTCAAATAATGCCTTCCTTCAGCCAAACTTTTCAATGGTCTGCAAGTGAATTTTTTTTGCTAGGAGAGAACACATTTCCAATTCTATAAAGaacattaataagaaaacaatgagCAAAAATTCACTTTGTGACCAACTCTGCTAAATCCCATCTCTACAACTAACTTCTCCGAACATACATTGCCTCTTATGTTCCAGGAGCAGATCCCGATTGACAGAACCTCCTCTCCacactgccctccccagccctcacagcctcctcccctcccccgcccttccCACATTCCCATCCCAGAGTGGAGTTAGCCCCACCGGAGCTCATCTGCTGACTCTGACCCCTCACCGTGTCCCACCTGTTGATGAAATTGCCCAGGTTGTTAAGCAGCTCAGAATTATTCTTGAGCAACATGTCTGTCCAGGAGAAGGCACTGTCCTGGCCCTCAGGACGAATGTA
Proteins encoded:
- the DDIT3 gene encoding DNA damage-inducible transcript 3 protein; translation: MAAESLPFSFGTLSSWELEAWYEDLQEVLSSDENGGSYVSPPGNEEEESKTFTTLDPASLAWLTEEPGTAEVTSTSQSPRSPDSSRSSLAQEEEEEDQRRPRKRKRSGQSPARTGKQRMKEKEQENERKVTQLAQENERLKQEIERLSREVEATRRALIDRMVNLHRA